A region from the Geobacter benzoatilyticus genome encodes:
- the nuoD gene encoding NADH dehydrogenase (quinone) subunit D encodes MASTEIMTVNMGPQHPSTHGVLRLVVELDGEVIQKITPHIGYLHRGVEKLSEHRTYHQTIPLTDRLDYLSPMNNNFGYVLAVEKLLGIEVPERAQTLRVILSELTRLKSHLVWLACHALDIGAMTVFIYAFREREMVMSLYEKISGARMTSSYFRVGGLATDVYDGFEKDVREIIDTFPGHFDTYEGLLTKNTIWLNRTVGNGVISYEDAVDYGITGPALRGSGVDWDLRRDNPYSGYEKYQFKVPVGEKCDTFDRYKVRLVEMREAVKIIRQALDSLKPGPVLADAPQVTYPPKESVYNTIEGLIHHFKIASEGFPVPEGEVYQSVEAPKGELGYYIVSDGGTKPYRMRIRPPSFVNLGAIEKMSKGSMIADLVAVIGTLDIVLGEIDR; translated from the coding sequence ATGGCTAGTACTGAGATCATGACAGTCAATATGGGGCCGCAGCATCCGAGTACCCACGGCGTTTTGCGGTTGGTTGTCGAGTTGGATGGCGAGGTGATTCAGAAAATTACACCTCACATAGGTTATCTTCATCGTGGTGTAGAGAAGCTTTCCGAGCATCGGACGTATCACCAGACTATCCCATTGACAGACAGGCTTGACTACTTGTCGCCAATGAATAACAACTTTGGTTATGTTCTGGCTGTGGAAAAGCTCCTTGGCATCGAGGTGCCGGAGCGTGCGCAAACACTCCGTGTAATTCTTTCTGAATTGACCCGTCTCAAGTCACACCTTGTCTGGCTGGCATGCCATGCCCTGGATATCGGTGCTATGACCGTCTTTATTTACGCTTTCCGTGAGCGTGAGATGGTTATGAGCCTTTACGAGAAAATATCCGGTGCTCGTATGACGAGTAGCTACTTCCGTGTAGGTGGCCTTGCAACAGATGTATATGACGGATTCGAAAAAGATGTTCGTGAAATAATTGATACCTTCCCGGGCCATTTTGATACGTATGAGGGGCTGCTTACCAAGAATACTATCTGGCTTAACCGTACGGTTGGGAACGGCGTGATTTCATACGAGGATGCGGTTGATTACGGTATTACTGGACCGGCTTTGCGTGGTTCAGGGGTAGACTGGGACCTCCGCCGTGACAATCCCTATAGTGGTTATGAAAAATACCAGTTCAAGGTGCCGGTTGGTGAAAAGTGTGACACTTTTGACCGTTATAAAGTGCGCCTGGTTGAAATGCGCGAAGCCGTCAAGATTATCCGTCAGGCTCTTGATTCGCTCAAGCCCGGTCCTGTCCTGGCAGATGCACCGCAGGTGACGTACCCTCCTAAAGAGAGTGTCTATAATACCATCGAAGGTTTGATTCACCACTTCAAGATAGCCAGTGAAGGTTTCCCTGTCCCAGAGGGAGAGGTATACCAGTCGGTTGAAGCACCTAAGGGCGAGCTTGGATATTATATCGTCAGTGATGGCGGGACCAAACCGTATCGTATGCGGATAAGACCCCCTTCATTCGTTAACTTGGGAGCCATAGAAAAGATGTCAAAAGGTTCTATGATTGCGGACTTGGTTGCTGTTATCGGTACATTAGACATCGTCCTTGGTGAAATCGACCGGTAA
- the hemL gene encoding glutamate-1-semialdehyde 2,1-aminomutase produces the protein MDTRHSQELFANALKVIPGGVNSPVRAFKSVGIDPVFIKEAFGSTITDVDGNTYIDYVGSWGPMILGHCHPNVVASVRNALESGSSFGAPTELEITLAEMVVDAVPSIEMVRMVSSGTEATMSAIRLARGYTGRDKIIKFSGCYHGHADSLLVKAGSGAATFGVPDSPGVPKDFAQHTLTAVFNDLESVRKLVAANSGDVACIIVEPIAGNMGTVPPRSGFLEGLREICTNEGIVLIFDEVMTGFRVAYGGAQELYGVTPDMTTLGKIIGGGLPVGAFGGNRDIMAQLSPSGGVYQAGTLSGNPLAMTAGIETLKLLQEEGFYNRIDEKSRMLAEGIADAARRAGYPIYSTRVGSMFCAFFTDGEVHDWDSAAKCDTKAFATYFRAMLAEGIYLAPSQFETAFVSIAHSSADIDKTVAAAYACFKKLQ, from the coding sequence TTGGACACACGTCATTCACAAGAACTTTTCGCCAACGCCTTAAAAGTGATCCCGGGAGGAGTCAACAGCCCTGTACGTGCATTTAAATCGGTAGGAATCGATCCGGTTTTCATTAAAGAGGCCTTTGGCAGCACGATTACAGATGTCGACGGCAATACTTATATTGACTACGTTGGTTCATGGGGGCCCATGATTCTCGGACACTGTCACCCGAATGTTGTCGCTTCCGTCCGGAACGCCCTCGAAAGCGGCAGCAGTTTCGGGGCACCAACCGAACTCGAGATTACACTGGCTGAAATGGTAGTCGATGCTGTGCCCTCCATTGAAATGGTCAGAATGGTAAGTTCGGGTACCGAGGCGACCATGAGCGCCATCCGACTGGCTCGTGGCTACACGGGCCGCGACAAGATCATTAAGTTCTCCGGGTGCTACCATGGTCATGCCGACTCTCTTCTCGTCAAGGCAGGTTCAGGTGCGGCCACCTTCGGGGTTCCCGATTCTCCAGGCGTGCCGAAGGATTTCGCTCAACACACCCTCACAGCGGTTTTCAACGATCTCGAATCGGTGAGAAAACTAGTTGCTGCAAATTCCGGAGACGTAGCCTGCATTATTGTAGAGCCCATTGCCGGCAATATGGGCACAGTCCCCCCACGCTCCGGCTTTCTCGAAGGCCTTCGCGAAATTTGCACCAATGAAGGGATTGTCCTCATCTTTGATGAAGTCATGACCGGTTTCCGCGTCGCATACGGCGGCGCCCAGGAACTGTATGGGGTAACCCCAGACATGACCACCCTCGGCAAAATCATTGGTGGCGGTCTCCCGGTCGGCGCCTTCGGCGGCAATAGAGATATCATGGCGCAGCTTTCTCCCTCCGGCGGCGTCTATCAGGCCGGAACGCTTTCAGGCAATCCACTTGCCATGACTGCCGGCATTGAAACCCTGAAACTCCTCCAGGAAGAGGGGTTCTATAATAGAATTGACGAGAAGAGCCGAATGCTTGCCGAAGGAATTGCTGATGCAGCACGACGCGCAGGCTACCCGATCTACTCAACTCGCGTAGGCAGCATGTTCTGCGCATTCTTTACTGATGGTGAAGTGCATGACTGGGACTCTGCCGCCAAATGCGACACCAAGGCCTTTGCAACTTACTTCCGTGCCATGCTTGCGGAAGGGATTTACTTGGCTCCGTCCCAGTTCGAAACAGCTTTTGTCTCGATTGCGCATTCCAGCGCAGATATAGACAAGACAGTCGCTGCTGCCTACGCCTGCTTCAAGAAACTCCAGTGA
- the atpE gene encoding ATP synthase F0 subunit C, producing the protein MEFFTMCMLAAGLGMGIGAFGTGIGQGFAVKGAVEGVSRNPGASGKILTTMMIGLAMIESLAIYVLVVCLIILFANPYKEVAIKIAETVAK; encoded by the coding sequence ATGGAATTTTTCACTATGTGTATGCTGGCTGCAGGTTTGGGCATGGGAATCGGTGCATTCGGTACCGGTATCGGTCAGGGCTTTGCCGTTAAGGGTGCCGTTGAAGGCGTTTCTCGCAACCCGGGCGCTTCCGGCAAGATTCTGACCACCATGATGATCGGTCTCGCCATGATCGAGTCCCTCGCCATCTACGTTCTCGTTGTTTGCCTCATCATTCTGTTCGCCAACCCCTACAAAGAGGTTGCGATCAAGATTGCTGAAACCGTCGCAAAGTAA
- a CDS encoding complex I 24 kDa subunit family protein, which produces MSNAPAEATNAGAAPAEEIDLEPANHIIDKYLTLPGNLMPVLQGIQDEYGYVPKPTIDLVAERLNVYPSQIFGVLTFYAQFHLKPRGRFIIRVCVGTACHVQGAPRIVETFFDKLKIGHAETTPDLRYTFEKVACLGACGMAPLAMVNDDTFGKMTVQKVEEIIAEYNQRPMK; this is translated from the coding sequence ATGAGCAACGCTCCGGCCGAAGCTACAAATGCTGGTGCAGCACCCGCTGAAGAAATTGACCTCGAACCAGCGAATCATATTATCGATAAGTATCTGACTCTTCCTGGAAATCTCATGCCTGTACTCCAGGGGATACAGGATGAATATGGGTATGTTCCGAAGCCAACCATCGATTTGGTCGCCGAACGTCTTAATGTTTACCCCAGCCAGATATTTGGTGTTTTAACGTTTTACGCACAATTTCATCTAAAGCCACGCGGACGATTCATCATCAGGGTTTGTGTTGGTACTGCATGTCACGTTCAGGGCGCTCCGCGCATTGTTGAGACATTCTTCGATAAGCTGAAAATTGGGCACGCAGAGACTACTCCAGACCTGCGCTATACCTTTGAGAAGGTTGCATGTCTCGGTGCTTGCGGCATGGCCCCCTTGGCGATGGTCAATGACGACACATTCGGTAAGATGACGGTGCAAAAAGTCGAAGAAATTATTGCCGAATATAACCAGCGGCCGATGAAATAG
- a CDS encoding ATP synthase subunit I, which translates to MGRTRINEDNLFVAVTAISAILVCLFSLTGYLLGSGRFAAGIFAGGVLALVNFYWLQNTLRRVLQLQPRQAGSFAQVRYLLRLTFAAFILYLLIVHAGIDIMGLIVGLSVLVIVIMGLSLYMFLGKGE; encoded by the coding sequence ATGGGGAGGACAAGAATAAACGAGGATAATCTTTTTGTCGCCGTTACAGCAATCAGCGCAATCCTTGTTTGCTTGTTTTCTCTGACTGGATATCTTTTGGGCTCCGGGCGTTTTGCTGCCGGCATATTTGCCGGCGGAGTCCTTGCCCTGGTCAACTTTTACTGGCTGCAGAACACTTTGCGGCGGGTATTGCAGCTCCAGCCCAGACAAGCAGGAAGTTTCGCTCAAGTACGATATCTGCTCAGGCTCACATTTGCAGCATTTATTCTTTATCTGCTAATTGTCCACGCCGGAATCGATATTATGGGCCTCATCGTAGGTCTGTCGGTTCTGGTGATTGTCATAATGGGACTTTCGCTCTATATGTTCCTTGGTAAAGGAGAGTAA
- a CDS encoding AtpZ/AtpI family protein gives MDEEKRSLIKSLGLVSSMGISVALAIIIGVVTGRQLDEWLGTHPWFFFIFLFIGIAAGFRNIYIIAGREIRKNGEDKNKRG, from the coding sequence ATGGATGAAGAAAAGCGCAGCCTCATAAAAAGCCTCGGCCTTGTCTCCAGCATGGGGATTTCGGTGGCATTGGCGATCATCATCGGCGTTGTCACCGGAAGACAGCTTGATGAATGGCTCGGCACACATCCGTGGTTTTTCTTTATTTTCCTATTCATTGGCATCGCAGCCGGTTTCAGGAATATATATATCATTGCCGGCAGGGAAATTCGGAAAAATGGGGAGGACAAGAATAAACGAGGATAA
- a CDS encoding molybdopterin-dependent oxidoreductase — MVNLTIDGKQVTVPKDATIYDAAKSAGIRIPILCHDKKLHPFGGCRMCLVEVEQMKGRQIPACTTPVTEGMIVSTMTPEIINARKLVLELLLLKHPIDCPVCDAAGDCDLQNLTYEYKVNTNRFQDEKFQHKIDYENPLIERDMNRCVHCGKCARICDEIVCHGAYSFINRGLEAKIGTEFDGPLNCEFCGSCISVCPVGALISRPFKFKARWWSLNKVKTVCSYCGTGCQLTLGVKDDKVLTTVYDENQGFHNGQLCTRGRFGYQFVNSDKRLTTPLVKKNGKFEEATWDEALGLVKQKFIDAKNAGGSSVAGLVTPRLTNEELYLLKKLFNQGLGSDNLDHSAGYAHAALTAGAVESVGYPASPASISDIQATNLLLVVKSDAYETHPVLGFEINLGVKRKGVNLRIVSDKKGKISRLPNALTYLHSPGSEVALFNSLAKVIIEEGLLDSSASTLPGFAELNSKLAAYTPAVVAEQCGMKAEEIVSLAREYAAAEKALIMLPIGLGYPGHGKALAQATLNLALLTGKVGKEGCGVLIMGEKNNSQGAADLKVHPVAGGLDAAGIIDGCTSGAIKTLYVVGENPVVSYPNRKKVETALDAVEFLVVQDLFLTETASKADVVLPACSFAEKDGTFTSVGRAVQRINKAISPVGVARSDFEILGLLYAAVGGEIPPGISEAFEEIGTVVPSYANIDFHQLGEEGTIYPVNNKCRLIPVDATAVKSSSTGTYALVTGNALNHCGTLSLYGEGPMYVCAEGYIELNNADANKLGVKDGESLTVKSQLGDIKLKAKIGMRLPSGVVFAPYHFSDKSINSITDGESVTWVSLSK; from the coding sequence ATGGTAAATCTCACGATTGACGGAAAACAGGTAACGGTACCCAAGGACGCTACCATTTACGATGCGGCTAAATCAGCTGGCATCAGGATACCCATTCTCTGTCACGACAAGAAGCTGCATCCTTTCGGCGGCTGCCGCATGTGTCTCGTCGAGGTTGAGCAGATGAAGGGACGTCAGATTCCTGCTTGTACGACACCCGTTACCGAGGGCATGATCGTAAGCACAATGACTCCCGAAATTATCAATGCGCGGAAACTCGTTTTAGAGCTTCTGTTGCTGAAGCATCCAATTGATTGCCCTGTATGTGATGCTGCAGGAGATTGTGATCTTCAGAATCTCACCTATGAATATAAGGTGAATACAAATCGCTTCCAGGATGAGAAGTTCCAGCATAAGATTGATTACGAAAATCCGCTTATCGAAAGAGATATGAACCGTTGTGTTCATTGTGGTAAGTGTGCACGTATATGTGATGAGATAGTGTGCCATGGCGCGTATTCATTTATTAACCGTGGCCTTGAAGCAAAGATTGGCACTGAGTTTGACGGGCCGCTGAATTGTGAATTCTGTGGTTCATGTATTTCAGTTTGTCCTGTTGGTGCACTTATTAGTCGCCCCTTCAAGTTCAAAGCACGCTGGTGGTCTCTCAATAAGGTAAAAACGGTCTGCTCCTATTGTGGTACAGGTTGTCAGCTAACACTTGGTGTCAAAGACGATAAGGTTCTCACTACTGTCTATGATGAGAACCAAGGTTTTCATAATGGTCAACTTTGTACACGTGGCAGGTTTGGATACCAGTTTGTAAATAGCGACAAACGGCTCACTACACCTCTTGTCAAAAAGAACGGTAAATTTGAGGAAGCAACATGGGACGAGGCGCTTGGCCTGGTCAAACAAAAGTTCATAGACGCTAAGAATGCAGGTGGGTCCAGTGTTGCCGGTCTTGTAACTCCACGACTCACAAATGAAGAACTTTATCTCCTTAAAAAACTTTTCAACCAAGGCCTTGGCTCCGATAACCTGGATCATTCCGCTGGCTATGCACATGCTGCCCTGACTGCTGGGGCGGTTGAAAGTGTTGGTTACCCCGCTTCACCCGCCTCAATCTCTGATATACAAGCAACAAATTTGCTTTTAGTTGTTAAGAGTGACGCTTATGAGACCCATCCTGTTCTTGGTTTTGAAATAAACCTGGGTGTCAAGCGTAAGGGTGTCAACCTGCGTATAGTCTCAGATAAGAAAGGCAAGATTTCGCGCCTCCCTAATGCATTGACCTATCTCCATTCGCCGGGGAGCGAAGTTGCACTTTTCAACAGCCTGGCAAAAGTAATCATAGAAGAGGGTTTGCTTGACAGCTCTGCCTCTACATTGCCTGGTTTTGCAGAGCTAAATTCGAAACTAGCTGCATATACCCCGGCTGTTGTTGCTGAGCAATGTGGAATGAAGGCCGAAGAGATCGTTTCTCTAGCGCGCGAATATGCTGCGGCGGAAAAGGCGCTCATTATGCTTCCCATTGGACTTGGTTATCCTGGTCACGGGAAAGCGCTTGCCCAAGCAACCCTGAATCTTGCTTTACTTACGGGCAAGGTTGGCAAAGAAGGTTGTGGCGTCCTAATTATGGGAGAAAAGAACAACAGTCAGGGTGCGGCTGATCTTAAAGTTCATCCAGTCGCTGGCGGGTTGGATGCTGCTGGAATAATTGATGGATGTACATCTGGTGCAATTAAGACACTTTATGTGGTTGGTGAGAACCCTGTAGTTTCGTATCCAAACAGAAAGAAGGTCGAGACAGCGCTTGATGCTGTTGAGTTCCTTGTTGTTCAAGATTTGTTCCTGACAGAAACGGCAAGCAAAGCTGACGTTGTCTTGCCTGCATGTTCGTTCGCGGAAAAAGACGGCACATTTACAAGCGTTGGCAGGGCTGTCCAGAGAATCAATAAAGCTATATCTCCGGTTGGAGTCGCACGTAGCGATTTTGAAATTCTTGGTCTGTTGTATGCCGCAGTTGGAGGTGAGATTCCTCCGGGCATAAGCGAGGCCTTTGAGGAGATTGGAACAGTTGTGCCTTCATACGCAAACATCGATTTCCACCAGTTGGGCGAAGAAGGTACAATTTATCCAGTGAACAACAAGTGCAGATTGATTCCTGTAGATGCTACAGCAGTCAAATCTTCTTCAACTGGCACATATGCACTTGTTACTGGCAATGCACTTAACCATTGTGGAACTTTGTCCCTGTACGGTGAAGGTCCAATGTATGTTTGCGCAGAGGGATATATTGAGTTGAACAATGCTGACGCAAATAAGCTTGGAGTTAAGGATGGTGAATCTCTTACAGTTAAATCTCAATTAGGAGATATTAAACTGAAAGCAAAGATAGGTATGAGACTTCCGTCAGGTGTTGTGTTTGCTCCATATCATTTTTCAGATAAGTCAATTAACAGTATCACTGACGGCGAATCCGTCACATGGGTCAGCTTAAGTAAATAG
- a CDS encoding NADH-quinone oxidoreductase subunit A has translation MLGAYLPIIALVVVAVLFGCCTITFSSLIGQKKPNKIKCAPYECGIEPVGSARERFSVKFYIIAMLFILFDIEAVFLYPWSVIFKRLGMFGVMEMGVFIVILFVGYIYVWKKGALEWE, from the coding sequence ATGCTCGGCGCCTATCTTCCGATAATAGCACTCGTTGTAGTAGCCGTACTGTTCGGCTGCTGCACGATAACTTTTTCTTCGCTGATTGGGCAGAAGAAGCCTAATAAGATTAAATGCGCTCCTTACGAGTGCGGGATTGAGCCCGTTGGCTCTGCGCGCGAGAGATTCTCCGTCAAGTTTTACATTATTGCCATGCTCTTTATCTTGTTTGATATTGAAGCGGTGTTTCTCTATCCCTGGTCGGTCATATTCAAGCGGCTTGGGATGTTTGGCGTGATGGAAATGGGAGTATTCATCGTTATTCTCTTTGTTGGTTACATCTATGTTTGGAAAAAAGGAGCCTTGGAATGGGAGTAA
- the atpB gene encoding F0F1 ATP synthase subunit A — MIHPLLFLQFFRKILEPLHITEAGADAIAYTWLIIALLLIVSILATKSLKAVPTGMQNFMEVVIGGIENMVGETMGEKGKPYFPLIATLALFVLVSNLIGLIPGFFPPTANLNTTAACAIIVFLSTHVVGIKKHGFHYLKHFMGPILWLAPLMFFIEIIGHLSRPLSLSLRLFGNMNGHELVLMIFFALAPFLVPLPMMLMGVLVSFIQAFVFMLLAMIYIQGSLEEAH, encoded by the coding sequence ATGATCCACCCTCTGCTGTTTCTGCAGTTCTTCAGGAAAATCCTTGAACCGCTTCACATCACGGAAGCGGGAGCAGATGCGATCGCCTACACCTGGCTTATCATCGCGTTGTTGTTGATTGTCTCGATCCTTGCAACCAAGTCTCTCAAAGCTGTTCCCACCGGGATGCAGAACTTCATGGAAGTGGTTATCGGCGGCATCGAAAATATGGTCGGCGAGACCATGGGAGAAAAAGGAAAGCCCTATTTCCCCCTGATAGCCACGCTGGCCCTTTTCGTTCTCGTTTCGAACCTGATCGGTCTCATTCCGGGCTTTTTCCCTCCGACCGCCAACCTGAACACTACGGCAGCTTGCGCGATAATAGTATTCTTATCCACACATGTTGTTGGTATCAAGAAGCATGGCTTCCATTATCTCAAGCATTTCATGGGGCCAATACTGTGGCTTGCGCCGCTGATGTTCTTCATTGAGATTATCGGCCACCTTAGCCGTCCCCTTTCCCTCTCGTTGCGTCTTTTCGGCAACATGAACGGTCACGAGCTCGTGCTCATGATCTTCTTCGCCCTGGCACCGTTCCTCGTACCGCTGCCAATGATGCTGATGGGTGTACTTGTTTCCTTCATCCAGGCTTTCGTATTTATGCTTCTCGCCATGATCTATATTCAGGGCTCTCTCGAAGAGGCTCACTAA
- a CDS encoding NADH-quinone oxidoreductase subunit B codes for MGVNQPLGDSFITASLDGLVNWARKSSIWPMTFGLACCAIEMMATGASHHDLDRFGIIFRASPRQSDCIIIAGTVTKKMLPVIKTVYEQMPEPKWVVALGACACSGGIFDTYSVVQGIDEALPVDVYIPGCPPRPEALLYGLIKLQEKIMKDKNSFGSTIGFGERLESAA; via the coding sequence ATGGGAGTAAATCAGCCGTTGGGAGATAGCTTCATTACAGCGTCCTTGGACGGTCTCGTCAACTGGGCGAGGAAGTCCTCCATTTGGCCGATGACCTTCGGTCTGGCTTGTTGTGCCATTGAGATGATGGCAACTGGTGCGTCCCATCATGATTTGGACCGCTTTGGTATTATCTTCCGTGCTTCGCCAAGGCAGTCTGACTGCATAATTATCGCCGGTACGGTAACCAAGAAGATGCTGCCGGTTATTAAAACTGTTTATGAGCAAATGCCTGAGCCGAAATGGGTGGTTGCTTTGGGGGCGTGTGCGTGCTCGGGCGGGATTTTTGATACTTATAGTGTTGTGCAGGGGATTGACGAGGCGCTTCCGGTTGATGTGTATATCCCGGGGTGCCCGCCCCGGCCTGAAGCATTGCTCTATGGGCTTATTAAGCTTCAGGAAAAGATAATGAAGGACAAGAACTCTTTTGGTTCTACAATCGGCTTTGGCGAACGACTTGAGTCGGCGGCGTGA
- the nuoF gene encoding NADH-quinone oxidoreductase subunit NuoF → MGEAIKILICQGTGGVSAGAKKVEAEFNRIIAEKGVNAVVGKRCDVIKTGCRGLCANDVLVDIVDEELGRVTYDFVQPEEVAQLVDEHIINRTPLEKRKAKPYYNTFVDAQMRVVMTGCGQIDPESLDAYLAEEGFKAIEKCVKEMTPAAVVDEVKKSGLRGRGGGGFPTGMKWSFCAATPGKLKYLICNADEGDPGAFMDRSILEGDPYCIIEGMMIAAYAIGCTKGYVYVRAEYPLAIERLQKALDVCREKGYLGHDIQGWGFDFDLIIKKGAGAFVCGEETALMASIEGERGMPRPRPPFPAVKGLWAKPTNINNVETFANVRHIINKGADWYASLGTDTTKGTKIFAVTGKVKHTGLVEVPAGMTVRDVIYNVCGGIANNRKFKAVQAGGPSGGCIPPEVLDTPVDYDSLIKAGAMMGSGGLVVMDETTCMVDVARFFLSFTRMESCGKCVPCRVGLKVMLDILERITEGRGKDGDIETLLEMGATIKKASLCGLGQTAPNPILSTIRYFREEYEAHITDKRCPSNCCKELLLWQVIEEKCVKCGACFKACPCDAIIWEKGAVAYLDKEKCTKCKSCYDACRFMAIE, encoded by the coding sequence ATGGGCGAAGCTATAAAGATTCTGATCTGTCAGGGCACCGGAGGAGTATCGGCTGGTGCAAAAAAGGTCGAGGCCGAATTCAATCGGATAATCGCCGAAAAAGGGGTTAATGCTGTTGTAGGTAAACGCTGTGATGTCATTAAGACAGGGTGTCGCGGCCTTTGTGCCAACGACGTTCTTGTTGACATCGTCGATGAAGAATTAGGTCGTGTTACCTATGATTTTGTGCAACCCGAAGAGGTGGCTCAATTAGTAGACGAGCACATAATTAATCGAACTCCCTTGGAGAAACGCAAGGCAAAACCGTACTACAATACCTTCGTAGATGCTCAGATGCGTGTTGTAATGACGGGCTGTGGTCAGATTGACCCTGAAAGCCTGGATGCGTATCTTGCTGAAGAAGGGTTCAAAGCGATTGAAAAGTGCGTTAAGGAAATGACCCCTGCAGCTGTTGTTGACGAGGTCAAGAAGTCGGGGCTTAGAGGCCGGGGGGGCGGTGGTTTCCCTACAGGAATGAAGTGGTCTTTTTGCGCCGCAACTCCTGGAAAGCTTAAATATCTGATATGTAACGCCGATGAGGGGGATCCGGGAGCATTTATGGATCGCTCGATTCTTGAAGGCGACCCTTACTGCATTATTGAAGGTATGATGATTGCGGCATATGCAATCGGATGTACAAAGGGCTATGTGTATGTCCGGGCGGAATACCCACTTGCGATAGAAAGGCTTCAAAAAGCGCTTGATGTTTGCCGTGAGAAGGGTTACCTCGGTCACGATATTCAGGGTTGGGGATTTGATTTTGATCTGATTATCAAAAAGGGTGCAGGTGCTTTTGTCTGCGGCGAAGAAACTGCTCTTATGGCATCAATTGAAGGTGAGCGCGGCATGCCTCGCCCCCGTCCGCCTTTCCCCGCAGTGAAAGGGCTCTGGGCAAAACCTACAAATATCAACAACGTTGAAACTTTTGCGAACGTCCGTCATATCATTAACAAGGGTGCGGATTGGTACGCCTCTCTCGGCACTGATACAACTAAGGGCACTAAGATTTTTGCTGTTACCGGGAAGGTTAAGCACACTGGTCTTGTCGAAGTTCCGGCAGGTATGACAGTCCGCGACGTTATCTACAATGTTTGTGGCGGTATTGCTAACAATAGAAAGTTCAAGGCTGTGCAGGCAGGTGGCCCTTCAGGTGGATGTATTCCTCCCGAAGTACTTGATACACCGGTTGATTACGATTCGCTTATAAAAGCTGGCGCGATGATGGGTTCCGGTGGTCTGGTAGTTATGGATGAAACTACCTGTATGGTTGATGTGGCCCGTTTCTTTCTATCATTCACGAGAATGGAGTCTTGTGGGAAGTGTGTTCCATGCCGAGTTGGCCTCAAAGTAATGCTTGATATTCTGGAAAGAATTACTGAAGGAAGAGGCAAGGACGGTGATATAGAGACACTTCTGGAAATGGGTGCCACAATCAAGAAGGCATCACTATGCGGTCTTGGACAAACGGCTCCAAACCCGATCCTGTCTACAATCAGGTATTTTAGGGAAGAGTACGAGGCGCATATCACTGACAAGCGCTGTCCGTCAAACTGTTGTAAGGAACTTCTTCTTTGGCAAGTAATAGAAGAAAAATGCGTCAAATGTGGCGCATGCTTCAAGGCCTGCCCCTGCGACGCGATTATTTGGGAAAAAGGTGCGGTTGCCTATCTTGATAAAGAAAAGTGTACGAAGTGTAAGTCCTGTTATGACGCCTGCCGATTTATGGCAATTGAGTAG
- a CDS encoding NADH-quinone oxidoreductase subunit C, which produces MAETNRAVIKLREKFAASVLDVKEFRGEVTVTVKREDIVAICDYLKSGLEYNLCTDVTAVDYLGKQEPRFMMVYNLYSIPNKDRLRVKAGVPENDCTIDTVSCVWNSANWLEREVYDLMGVQFNNHPDLRRILMTDDWVGHPLRKDYPVQGPGREPYKGRLS; this is translated from the coding sequence ATGGCAGAAACTAATCGCGCAGTAATAAAGCTCAGAGAAAAGTTTGCCGCTTCCGTTTTGGATGTGAAAGAGTTTCGGGGAGAGGTGACGGTCACCGTTAAGCGTGAGGATATAGTTGCTATATGTGACTACCTCAAGTCGGGGCTTGAGTATAACCTCTGTACCGATGTTACGGCGGTTGACTATTTGGGGAAACAAGAGCCGCGTTTCATGATGGTCTACAACCTCTATTCGATACCAAACAAAGACCGGCTCAGGGTCAAGGCGGGTGTGCCTGAGAATGACTGTACTATAGATACTGTTTCTTGTGTCTGGAACTCTGCCAACTGGCTTGAGCGTGAGGTCTACGATCTCATGGGGGTTCAGTTTAATAATCACCCTGATTTGCGCCGTATCCTGATGACTGACGATTGGGTGGGCCATCCTCTTCGGAAAGATTACCCTGTGCAGGGGCCTGGACGCGAACCTTATAAGGGGCGCTTGTCATAA